A genome region from Lactobacillus sp. ESL0791 includes the following:
- a CDS encoding HigA family addiction module antitoxin — translation MTDKIIPTPKISEFLKEDFMEPLNLSAYRLAKDIHMPTSRIQDILHDRREITVDTSVRLGKYFNVSDRYFLNLQNDIDLRNAKLNNAKDYAAIQKCQLV, via the coding sequence ATGACTGACAAAATAATTCCAACTCCTAAAATTAGTGAGTTTTTAAAAGAAGATTTTATGGAGCCACTGAACTTATCTGCTTATCGCCTAGCAAAAGATATTCATATGCCTACTTCAAGAATTCAAGATATTTTACATGATCGCAGAGAAATAACTGTTGATACATCTGTTAGATTGGGTAAATATTTCAATGTATCAGATCGCTACTTCCTAAATTTACAAAATGATATTGATTTGCGAAATGCAAAATTGAATAACGCCAAAGATTATGCGGCTATTCAAAAATGCCAGCTCGTATAA
- a CDS encoding magnesium transporter CorA family protein, with amino-acid sequence MIRQQNFPVETNYKWYDISNLSENDSIKLQDDYNFTPDIISYISDRHERPHYDYDIHTHTHLLVYDVPIWPTTVIKHFTSHPITFLVLGKNIFTFHTEATSYIFDQFNDTPMRQELSEARDVTELLMKFLLFSSQYFQRAVTQLDDERNNLDQKLSDNIDNKDLVQLSNIEKSLVYLSSSIQTNLMMLRSLRDSELQFTKEAREVLDDVLIESNQSSEMVKISQQVTQTLSATSNNMMNNNLNDTMKFLTVWSLVLTVPTILTGFYGMNVSLPVGHSSFDWLVIIVFSILLMVWLIVLMKRHHFF; translated from the coding sequence ATGATTAGACAGCAGAATTTTCCCGTGGAAACAAATTATAAATGGTATGACATCAGCAATTTGAGCGAAAATGACAGCATCAAGCTGCAGGATGATTACAACTTTACGCCGGACATAATTTCTTATATTTCGGACCGGCACGAGCGTCCCCACTATGACTATGATATTCATACCCATACCCACCTGCTTGTTTACGATGTGCCGATTTGGCCGACAACGGTGATCAAACATTTTACTTCGCACCCGATTACTTTTTTGGTATTAGGGAAAAATATTTTCACGTTTCATACGGAAGCGACGAGCTATATTTTTGACCAGTTTAACGATACACCGATGCGCCAGGAACTTTCCGAGGCTAGGGATGTGACGGAACTGCTAATGAAGTTTTTGCTCTTTTCCTCGCAGTATTTCCAACGCGCCGTTACCCAGCTGGATGATGAGCGGAATAATTTGGACCAAAAGTTGTCCGACAATATTGACAATAAAGATTTGGTGCAGCTGTCGAACATTGAAAAAAGTCTGGTTTATTTGTCCAGTTCGATTCAGACAAACTTGATGATGCTGCGCAGCCTGCGTGATTCCGAGCTGCAGTTTACTAAGGAAGCCCGGGAAGTTTTGGATGATGTTCTGATAGAATCTAACCAGTCATCGGAAATGGTCAAAATTTCCCAGCAGGTTACGCAAACACTGTCGGCCACCTCCAATAATATGATGAACAATAATCTGAATGACACCATGAAATTCTTGACCGTTTGGTCGCTGGTTTTAACCGTGCCGACGATTTTAACCGGCTTTTACGGGATGAATGTGTCGCTGCCCGTTGGCCACAGTTCGTTTGACTGGCTGGTAATTATTGTGTTTTCAATTTTGCTGATGGTCTGGCTGATTGTCTTGATGAAGCGGCACCATTTCTTTTAA
- a CDS encoding serine hydrolase, with amino-acid sequence MKNKVLIGSLAATLVAFILYSANLRRINNASIKVITPSSSKIIKNKKAQKRQEPQLGTVEYSNHIKIAKGSNRELAGAIKSAMGLDDSYQVAVQDLRSDKFARVANTTKTHQVTGTAKLFLLAAIYYQEQTGRFNPHTVIKITKADRVKGEKFLQKGMMYGVTYLRQAMMRGNRTAANAFVRKIGPKKITAFLHKLGATDTTVFVRSKQLRATTTAVDLNKVMVGLYHGKVLNRQYSDLALSLIRSTKFKIQLTKNLPANVCALGDGNSAVALVQSARRVYCVAVWCEHDNNFKNLGSSVNKML; translated from the coding sequence ATGAAAAATAAAGTACTTATCGGGTCTCTTGCAGCCACACTTGTCGCTTTCATTCTTTATTCGGCCAATTTGCGACGCATAAATAATGCTTCAATCAAAGTAATTACCCCTTCTTCAAGTAAAATCATTAAAAATAAAAAAGCCCAAAAAAGGCAAGAACCCCAGCTGGGCACGGTTGAATACAGCAACCATATTAAAATTGCCAAGGGCAGTAATCGTGAATTGGCAGGGGCAATTAAGTCGGCGATGGGTCTAGATGACAGTTACCAGGTTGCGGTTCAAGATCTGCGTTCGGATAAATTTGCACGGGTTGCTAATACGACTAAAACCCACCAAGTTACTGGAACAGCCAAGCTGTTTTTACTGGCAGCGATTTATTACCAGGAACAAACGGGCAGGTTTAATCCGCATACGGTGATCAAAATAACCAAAGCCGATCGTGTCAAAGGGGAAAAGTTCCTGCAGAAAGGCATGATGTACGGCGTCACCTATCTGCGGCAGGCAATGATGCGAGGCAATCGCACGGCTGCCAATGCCTTTGTTAGGAAAATCGGCCCGAAAAAAATAACCGCCTTCTTACATAAACTGGGGGCAACGGACACGACGGTTTTTGTACGAAGCAAACAGTTGCGGGCAACGACGACGGCTGTGGACTTAAACAAAGTGATGGTCGGGCTTTATCACGGAAAAGTTTTGAATAGGCAATATTCTGATTTGGCTCTGTCGCTTATCAGATCTACTAAGTTTAAGATTCAATTGACCAAGAATCTGCCTGCCAATGTGTGTGCGCTTGGTGACGGTAATTCCGCCGTGGCCCTTGTGCAATCTGCTAGGCGTGTCTACTGCGTGGCAGTTTGGTGTGAACATGATAATAATTTTAAAAATTTGGGCTCATCCGTAAATAAAATGTTATAA
- a CDS encoding TetR/AcrR family transcriptional regulator: MVHKRNLDLDKIIQEATKLICEQGLTKTTLPNLAKALGVRSQSLYHYVSGRKQLLSLVGASRIKLLHRELVDQLIGFAGSNALLKFADVVRSFILHDPALFSILYHLNEYSGEDAITLEIINIIALAEKLNLKNTSMVSLHALLGSVLGYVFLDKATFFKDEDDEKDNRNYHEMILRLVQPAA; encoded by the coding sequence ATGGTTCATAAGCGTAATCTTGACTTGGATAAAATAATTCAGGAGGCAACTAAGCTGATCTGTGAGCAGGGTCTGACAAAGACAACGCTGCCCAATCTGGCGAAAGCTCTTGGGGTTCGGTCACAATCGCTTTACCATTATGTGTCGGGCAGAAAGCAGCTGCTGTCGCTTGTCGGGGCAAGCCGGATTAAGCTTCTGCATCGTGAATTGGTTGACCAATTGATCGGCTTTGCCGGTAGCAATGCACTGCTGAAGTTTGCAGATGTTGTCCGGTCGTTTATTTTACATGATCCGGCCCTGTTCAGCATTCTTTACCATTTGAATGAATATTCGGGAGAGGATGCCATTACGCTGGAAATTATTAATATTATCGCTTTAGCTGAAAAGTTAAACCTAAAAAATACTAGCATGGTTTCACTCCATGCCTTGCTTGGTTCGGTACTGGGCTATGTTTTTTTGGACAAGGCAACATTTTTCAAAGATGAAGATGATGAAAAAGATAATCGAAATTATCACGAGATGATTTTACGGCTGGTTCAGCCAGCGGCTTAA
- a CDS encoding MMPL family transporter, translating into MQKFFKNHVLSMIAWLVIVVLALVFLPNVSQLTQQHANVSLPRNVQSEVAKTIQNDWPDKKNTYDVAVVFNKKTGKITADDGSVINDTVSYIKQHKSKYGIKEILAPNDNLATQKRLQSKDGTTWIMQLSVAKKHAPIDQVERELARVAKTDGIRTYVTGSDVLQNAFSNSVQEGIKKTEIITVIFIFIVLVIVFRSPIVPLISLLTVGVSFITSFSIVANLVERANFPFSNFTQVFMVIVLFGIGTDYNILLYDKFKENLGKGMDRYGAMKNALKVAGKTILFSGSSILIGFSALALAKFSIYQSAVGVAVGVATLLVVLLTLNPFFMVVLGEKMFWPVKKFTGETKDKLWHGLSKATLSHPIIYLLVLTVVVLPFTLMYSSHLNYDDTDEIADNVPAKAGLLVVQKHFSKGMAEPSYLYIKSKHRLDNEGDLKLIDQVTQKLQADKDVAMVSSVTQPYGEAISQFYVKNQLNTVNSGVDDARTGLNKLGKASKKLATGADKLSSGASELQSGTSRLQSGADQLQSGSQQVNSGLNTLNSQLAGQISGIQSLQSSSLTQVKQSYQKNLLKNVNKIPGLSARQKAAVLKAAGGALEQSMAQMTANNNLAVQLNQLQAAVGQLTTASGQLSSGLGQLNSSTGKLSSGAGKLATGTPKITTGLDDVNNGLGQGQTYLTGLADSAAADTFYIPKEYINSDVFKQALTAYVSPDKKSAMIIVVFKTNPSGDVATKKSQDLSLMAQKSLAGTKLAKASVAMGGQSSIIEDTKNTASRDFVRTAAIMLIGIGIALIFVTQSLLQPLYILGTLLIAYFCSLTINQWLVKALLGRHMLTWNTPFFSFIMLVALGVDYSIFLMTRYRELSDASASRRILKACGIIGVVVVSAAIILAGTFAALIPSGVPTLIEVAMAVIVGLLILVLIMPITLSAGVKLTYEGIHLPKRKKLTK; encoded by the coding sequence GTGCAAAAATTTTTTAAAAATCATGTTTTGTCAATGATTGCTTGGTTGGTGATTGTGGTACTTGCCCTAGTTTTCCTGCCAAATGTTTCTCAGCTGACGCAGCAGCATGCGAATGTTTCGCTGCCGCGTAATGTCCAGAGTGAGGTTGCTAAAACAATTCAAAATGACTGGCCTGATAAGAAGAATACGTATGATGTGGCGGTTGTTTTTAATAAAAAAACGGGCAAGATTACTGCTGATGACGGCAGCGTCATTAATGATACTGTTAGTTATATTAAGCAGCATAAAAGTAAGTATGGCATCAAGGAGATTCTTGCGCCTAATGACAACCTAGCCACCCAAAAGCGGCTGCAGTCAAAGGACGGTACGACCTGGATCATGCAGCTCAGTGTTGCTAAAAAGCACGCGCCGATTGATCAGGTGGAGCGCGAACTCGCCCGGGTTGCAAAGACCGATGGCATTAGGACCTACGTTACCGGATCCGATGTTTTACAAAATGCTTTTTCCAATTCCGTTCAAGAGGGAATTAAGAAAACCGAGATCATCACAGTCATCTTTATCTTCATCGTTTTGGTGATTGTCTTTAGATCACCGATTGTTCCGTTGATTTCACTGTTAACGGTCGGTGTTTCCTTTATTACTTCTTTTTCAATTGTGGCTAATTTAGTTGAACGGGCTAATTTCCCGTTTTCCAATTTTACCCAAGTCTTCATGGTGATTGTGCTCTTCGGCATTGGAACCGATTATAATATCCTGCTCTATGACAAGTTCAAGGAAAATCTGGGCAAGGGGATGGACAGATACGGGGCAATGAAAAACGCCCTGAAGGTCGCTGGCAAAACCATCCTGTTTTCCGGTTCTTCAATTCTGATTGGTTTTTCTGCTCTGGCCTTGGCTAAGTTTTCAATTTACCAGTCGGCCGTCGGCGTTGCTGTCGGGGTGGCAACTTTGCTAGTGGTCTTGTTAACCCTCAATCCCTTCTTTATGGTGGTGCTGGGTGAAAAGATGTTTTGGCCTGTTAAAAAATTTACGGGCGAAACGAAGGATAAACTCTGGCACGGATTGTCGAAAGCGACCCTTAGCCACCCAATCATTTATCTGCTTGTCTTGACAGTAGTTGTTTTGCCGTTTACCTTGATGTACTCCAGCCATCTGAATTATGACGATACAGATGAAATTGCTGATAATGTTCCGGCTAAAGCCGGGCTGCTAGTTGTCCAGAAACACTTTTCTAAGGGGATGGCGGAGCCGTCCTATCTGTATATTAAGAGTAAGCACCGCCTTGATAATGAGGGCGACCTGAAATTAATTGACCAGGTAACGCAAAAATTGCAGGCCGATAAGGACGTGGCCATGGTATCATCCGTTACTCAGCCGTATGGGGAAGCAATCAGCCAGTTTTATGTTAAAAACCAGTTGAATACGGTTAACAGCGGTGTTGATGATGCCCGCACGGGTCTAAATAAATTAGGCAAGGCCAGCAAAAAATTAGCAACGGGTGCGGATAAACTCTCCAGCGGCGCGAGCGAGCTGCAGTCCGGCACCAGCAGGCTGCAGTCGGGTGCCGATCAGTTGCAGTCTGGCAGCCAGCAGGTAAATTCTGGCCTTAATACTTTGAACTCACAGCTTGCAGGGCAAATTAGCGGAATTCAATCCCTGCAGTCAAGCAGTTTGACGCAGGTGAAACAAAGTTATCAAAAGAATCTGCTTAAAAATGTTAATAAGATTCCGGGCCTTAGTGCCAGACAAAAAGCTGCGGTTCTTAAAGCTGCAGGCGGTGCCCTTGAGCAATCAATGGCGCAGATGACTGCCAACAATAATTTAGCCGTGCAACTAAATCAGCTGCAGGCGGCTGTGGGTCAACTTACAACCGCATCCGGACAACTAAGTTCCGGATTGGGCCAACTGAATTCAAGCACCGGCAAATTAAGCTCTGGTGCAGGAAAACTTGCAACCGGCACACCGAAAATAACGACGGGCTTGGATGATGTTAATAATGGTTTGGGCCAAGGGCAGACTTATCTGACCGGCCTGGCCGATTCTGCTGCCGCCGATACTTTTTACATTCCTAAGGAATACATTAATTCGGATGTGTTTAAGCAGGCACTGACTGCGTATGTTAGTCCAGATAAAAAGTCAGCCATGATCATTGTTGTTTTCAAAACCAATCCAAGCGGTGATGTGGCAACTAAGAAGTCACAAGACCTCAGCCTGATGGCGCAAAAATCATTGGCGGGCACCAAATTGGCTAAAGCCAGCGTAGCAATGGGCGGTCAGAGTTCAATTATTGAGGACACCAAAAATACTGCAAGCAGAGATTTTGTCAGGACAGCAGCAATTATGCTGATTGGCATTGGCATTGCCCTCATCTTCGTTACCCAATCGCTGCTCCAACCGCTGTATATTCTGGGAACGCTGTTAATTGCCTACTTCTGTTCGCTGACAATCAACCAGTGGCTGGTTAAGGCATTGCTTGGGCGGCATATGCTAACTTGGAATACGCCGTTCTTTAGTTTTATCATGCTTGTGGCCTTGGGTGTCGACTATAGCATTTTCCTGATGACACGTTACCGCGAACTGTCAGATGCGAGTGCCAGCAGGCGAATTCTAAAAGCCTGTGGAATCATCGGCGTAGTGGTCGTTTCGGCGGCAATTATTCTTGCCGGCACCTTTGCGGCCTTGATTCCGTCTGGTGTGCCAACGCTGATTGAGGTGGCAATGGCCGTGATTGTTGGTCTCTTGATCCTAGTTTTGATCATGCCGATTACCTTGTCTGCGGGTGTCAAGCTCACTTATGAGGGCATTCACCTGCCAAAAAGAAAGAAACTAACTAAGTAA
- a CDS encoding zinc ribbon domain-containing protein: protein MTTCPHCGQSVKPDQPVCPNCNFNIAKYQETFFVERSTQDDGKKTTETSKITKREEYRQEFQPKKQNSTVRKMITWIRVNATIVFLLGVFLLIVMSFSRAIGWICFLLLLAWLFFVCDRNDEIEQYTVDERLTEKINQVGSNAFNKVEDHGQKVNEKLANNPHFNKNKARTSHHFNYSQLSVVLTSFISLLVLFTGSGASVANLSYTEPMSISKVLLSLAGRMLASGETSVTAFLIYAIWLLLILFPIIIIYNAFKNTKNSKLTAFILSLVETLFLFYIVFRLSSVTRANTGMLRKLTSQLLTYAVSIGTSTYFLILASVMTTGLAAYNLFRKTAEENSDK from the coding sequence ATGACTACTTGCCCACACTGCGGCCAATCCGTTAAGCCGGACCAGCCGGTTTGTCCCAATTGTAATTTTAATATTGCCAAGTATCAGGAAACGTTTTTTGTTGAGCGGTCAACCCAGGATGATGGCAAAAAGACAACCGAAACAAGCAAAATTACCAAAAGGGAAGAATACCGCCAGGAATTTCAACCCAAGAAACAAAACTCGACGGTTAGAAAGATGATTACCTGGATTCGGGTAAATGCCACCATAGTGTTTTTGCTGGGGGTCTTTTTGCTGATTGTGATGAGCTTTTCCCGGGCAATCGGCTGGATCTGCTTTTTACTGCTGCTGGCTTGGCTGTTCTTTGTTTGCGACCGCAATGATGAGATTGAGCAATACACAGTTGACGAACGGCTGACCGAAAAGATTAACCAGGTTGGCTCTAACGCCTTCAATAAGGTTGAGGATCATGGACAAAAGGTCAACGAGAAGCTGGCGAACAATCCGCACTTCAACAAGAATAAGGCAAGAACCAGTCACCATTTTAATTATTCACAGCTTTCGGTGGTTTTAACCTCCTTTATCAGCCTGCTGGTGCTCTTTACCGGCTCGGGGGCTTCGGTTGCCAATCTTTCTTATACGGAACCGATGTCGATTTCTAAGGTGCTGCTCAGCCTCGCAGGCAGGATGTTGGCTTCCGGCGAGACTTCCGTTACCGCATTTTTGATTTATGCTATCTGGCTGCTGCTGATTTTATTTCCGATTATTATCATTTATAATGCTTTTAAAAATACCAAGAATAGCAAATTGACCGCGTTTATTCTGTCATTAGTCGAAACACTTTTTCTGTTTTATATCGTGTTCAGGCTTTCCAGCGTGACGCGGGCAAATACGGGGATGCTGCGCAAACTGACAAGCCAGTTGCTGACCTATGCGGTTTCGATTGGAACGTCGACCTACTTTTTGATTTTGGCAAGTGTAATGACGACCGGGTTAGCGGCCTATAATTTGTTTAGAAAAACGGCAGAAGAAAATAGTGATAAGTAA
- a CDS encoding NAD-dependent succinate-semialdehyde dehydrogenase has product MSKYQSINPYTNEEFADYDNSTPQQIDEAINLAHALYKKWRHESPESRAAILAKVADGLRANEKELAKMMTLEMGKRIAESREEVEICASICDYYAQNGPKLLEKQPLKTSLGTAYYLKQATGVIIACEPWNFPVYQVIRVFAPNFVVGNPVLLKHAHNVPGCAALTAKIVKQAGAPEGSLLNLFPSYDQLADIIADPRIQGVALTGSERGGTSVAQAAGKNLKKSTMELGGNDAFIVLDDADPEVLKKALSDARTYNDGQVCTSSKRIIVVQSRYEEVLHELKNIFENLKAGDPLDEDVTLPPMNSQRAKDKLTGQVKEAVAAGAKVFYQYPEIDSAGAFFRPTILTGISEKNPLFDQEMFGPVAEVFKVADEDEAIALANNSSYGLGSSVIGKDIKHAEEVAAQIETGMTVINGRWITSGDLPFGGVKKSGYGRELSELGLMAFVNEHLVIDVTPK; this is encoded by the coding sequence ATGTCAAAATACCAATCAATCAACCCATACACTAACGAAGAATTTGCTGACTACGACAATTCAACGCCGCAGCAAATCGACGAAGCAATCAATCTTGCACATGCCTTGTACAAAAAGTGGCGTCATGAAAGTCCGGAAAGCCGGGCAGCAATTTTGGCAAAAGTTGCTGATGGCTTACGCGCAAATGAAAAAGAGCTAGCCAAGATGATGACTTTGGAAATGGGCAAACGGATTGCCGAATCGCGGGAAGAAGTTGAAATCTGTGCCTCCATCTGTGATTACTATGCGCAAAACGGTCCTAAATTATTGGAGAAGCAGCCGTTAAAAACCAGCCTAGGCACCGCCTACTATTTGAAGCAGGCAACCGGCGTCATCATTGCCTGCGAGCCGTGGAACTTCCCCGTTTACCAGGTAATTCGCGTGTTTGCTCCTAACTTTGTTGTCGGCAACCCGGTTTTGCTGAAGCACGCCCACAACGTTCCCGGATGTGCCGCTTTAACCGCCAAAATTGTCAAGCAGGCGGGCGCACCCGAAGGAAGTTTGCTCAACCTCTTCCCAAGCTACGACCAGTTGGCCGATATCATTGCCGATCCACGTATTCAGGGTGTGGCTCTGACCGGTTCCGAGCGGGGCGGCACTTCCGTTGCCCAAGCAGCTGGGAAAAATCTCAAGAAATCAACAATGGAACTGGGCGGCAACGATGCCTTTATCGTTTTGGACGATGCCGATCCCGAAGTACTGAAAAAAGCACTGAGCGATGCCAGAACTTACAATGACGGCCAAGTTTGCACCTCATCCAAACGGATCATCGTTGTTCAGTCCCGGTATGAAGAGGTTTTGCACGAACTGAAAAATATTTTTGAGAACTTAAAGGCTGGCGACCCGTTAGATGAAGACGTTACCCTGCCGCCAATGAACTCGCAGCGGGCAAAGGATAAGTTAACCGGCCAGGTTAAAGAAGCAGTTGCTGCAGGTGCCAAAGTATTTTACCAGTATCCGGAAATAGATTCTGCTGGTGCCTTCTTCAGACCAACGATTTTAACCGGGATTAGCGAGAAGAATCCGCTGTTTGACCAAGAAATGTTTGGCCCCGTTGCCGAAGTCTTCAAGGTTGCGGACGAAGACGAGGCCATTGCCTTAGCCAACAATTCGAGTTACGGCCTTGGTTCATCAGTCATCGGCAAGGACATCAAACACGCCGAAGAAGTTGCTGCCCAGATTGAAACGGGCATGACCGTGATCAACGGCCGTTGGATCACTTCCGGTGACCTGCCATTTGGCGGTGTGAAAAAGTCCGGCTACGGCCGTGAATTAAGCGAGCTCGGCCTGATGGCCTTTGTCAACGAGCATTTAGTCATTGACGTCACACCGAAATAA
- a CDS encoding alpha/beta hydrolase, with the protein MTTIKNDVVYDKEHNLTTDIYLPNDPSTKKVLIFWHGGGWIRGDKADVKDLGKKFADAGYTAFIPNYRLAPKDTFPAAHEDTVTFVKWLLDSEYADSEGKNVVQIGASSGGVMALYIAGKYGFPTVTWSAPVNYSEWMKEHENTTASVDAKNELGLTDAKAINESFYKYFGLAYAGQNDPAVLKQLDASSYNYDNLGSLWLINSADELSPLKYVLDFIQDLAKQNRGSELTVIPGTQHAMAYANEYLAASLAYLKTMSKN; encoded by the coding sequence ATGACGACAATCAAAAACGACGTTGTGTATGATAAAGAACATAATTTAACAACAGATATCTATTTGCCAAATGATCCTTCGACAAAGAAAGTGCTGATATTTTGGCACGGCGGCGGCTGGATTCGCGGTGACAAGGCTGATGTTAAAGATTTAGGAAAGAAATTTGCCGACGCCGGATATACTGCGTTCATTCCTAATTACCGCTTGGCGCCAAAGGACACCTTCCCGGCAGCACATGAAGACACGGTGACATTTGTCAAGTGGCTGCTTGATTCAGAATACGCTGACAGCGAAGGCAAAAACGTTGTCCAAATCGGTGCAAGTTCCGGCGGCGTGATGGCCCTCTATATTGCCGGCAAGTATGGCTTCCCGACGGTTACTTGGTCAGCTCCTGTCAACTATTCGGAGTGGATGAAAGAACACGAAAATACCACAGCATCAGTTGACGCCAAAAATGAATTGGGCTTAACCGACGCCAAGGCAATCAATGAATCTTTCTACAAGTACTTTGGCTTAGCCTATGCCGGTCAAAATGATCCGGCCGTTCTTAAGCAGCTAGATGCAAGTTCCTACAATTACGATAATTTAGGCAGCCTGTGGCTGATCAATTCCGCAGATGAATTGTCCCCACTTAAGTATGTCCTGGACTTCATTCAAGACTTGGCTAAGCAAAACCGCGGCTCAGAATTAACCGTTATTCCGGGCACACAGCACGCAATGGCTTATGCCAATGAATACTTGGCAGCTTCACTCGCTTACCTAAAGACAATGAGTAAAAATTAA
- a CDS encoding TVP38/TMEM64 family protein, which translates to MHLSAKNSRKLINILTVVCGIIIILLVIYWYRLGIFTSQAKMKAYLADKKIIGPVVFTLIQIVQVVIPIIPGGVSLLGGVIFFGPIAGFIYNYVGICIGSIINFFLARYYGRPFILHIVSEKTLDKYMKWTKNQKKFNWFFALCIVAPAAPDDVLCLLAGLTNMNPWTYFWIIILGKPWTIAAYSFGLDYGLKWLEHLFGK; encoded by the coding sequence ATGCACTTATCAGCTAAGAATAGTCGCAAGTTGATTAATATTCTGACCGTTGTTTGCGGTATTATCATTATCTTGTTAGTTATTTATTGGTATCGCCTAGGAATTTTTACTAGCCAGGCAAAGATGAAGGCGTATCTTGCTGATAAAAAAATTATTGGGCCGGTGGTTTTTACACTGATTCAAATTGTGCAGGTCGTTATTCCAATAATTCCCGGTGGGGTTTCGCTTCTTGGCGGCGTAATCTTTTTTGGCCCGATTGCCGGCTTTATTTATAACTATGTTGGCATCTGTATTGGCTCGATTATTAATTTTTTCCTTGCTCGCTATTACGGTCGTCCCTTTATTTTGCATATTGTCTCCGAAAAAACACTTGATAAATATATGAAATGGACCAAAAATCAGAAAAAATTTAACTGGTTTTTTGCCCTTTGTATTGTTGCTCCCGCGGCACCCGACGATGTGCTGTGTCTTCTTGCTGGCCTAACTAATATGAATCCTTGGACCTATTTCTGGATTATCATTTTAGGCAAGCCGTGGACAATTGCGGCCTACAGCTTTGGCCTGGATTATGGACTTAAGTGGCTCGAACACCTCTTTGGCAAATAA
- a CDS encoding GNAT family N-acetyltransferase, with translation MLIAKRIFLRSFRPEDAAVLLKWGQDQHYRRLAGFAHYQNLAEAQQAVQQYMARPFSRAICLKQKGQMIGLVELYDRGFDEKIDLTMTKEVGFLLDRAFEGQGYMTEALRLLLDYAFQTLHQKEIWAGTFDYNFRSQRLLKNLGFTYVYDVDYRKINHLFSYKEKYYLLKSEDWLKIMANTKS, from the coding sequence ATGTTAATCGCAAAGCGAATTTTTCTGCGGTCATTTCGACCAGAAGATGCGGCAGTTTTATTAAAGTGGGGGCAGGACCAGCATTACCGCCGTCTTGCTGGTTTTGCTCACTACCAAAATTTGGCTGAGGCGCAGCAGGCGGTTCAGCAATACATGGCGCGTCCTTTCAGCAGAGCCATTTGTCTAAAGCAGAAGGGGCAGATGATTGGCCTAGTTGAATTATATGACCGCGGTTTTGATGAAAAAATTGACTTAACGATGACTAAAGAAGTTGGTTTTTTGCTTGACCGGGCATTTGAAGGTCAGGGCTATATGACCGAGGCTCTGCGGCTGCTGCTAGATTATGCTTTTCAAACTCTGCACCAAAAAGAAATTTGGGCAGGGACCTTTGACTATAATTTTCGCTCACAGAGATTGCTTAAAAATTTAGGCTTTACTTATGTTTATGACGTTGATTATCGTAAAATCAATCATCTTTTTTCCTATAAAGAGAAATATTATTTGCTCAAAAGTGAAGATTGGCTTAAAATAATGGCAAACACGAAATCTTAA